A genomic region of Christiangramia sp. OXR-203 contains the following coding sequences:
- the panB gene encoding 3-methyl-2-oxobutanoate hydroxymethyltransferase: MSVAKKQYKRITTKSLVDMKSNGEKISMLTAYDFTMAQIVDGAGIDVILVGDSASNVMAGHETTLPITLDQMIYHATSVVRAINRALVVVDLPFGSYQSDPKEALRSAIRIMKESGGHAVKLEGGKEVKESIKRIMHAGIPVMGHLGLTPQSIYKFGTYTVRAKEEQEAEKLKADALMLEKIGCFAIVLEKVPAKLAKEVAASLSIPVIGIGAGNGVDGQVLVVHDMLGMTHEFNPRFLRRYADLHGEMTKAFQNYRDDVKSSAFPSDDEQY; encoded by the coding sequence ATGTCGGTTGCCAAAAAACAGTACAAGAGAATAACAACAAAATCACTGGTAGATATGAAGTCCAACGGTGAGAAGATCAGCATGCTTACGGCATACGATTTCACTATGGCTCAAATCGTGGATGGCGCAGGTATAGACGTGATTTTGGTAGGTGATTCTGCAAGTAATGTAATGGCAGGTCATGAGACCACCCTTCCAATTACCCTGGACCAGATGATCTATCATGCAACCAGTGTTGTTAGAGCGATCAATCGTGCCCTGGTAGTTGTTGATCTTCCCTTTGGAAGTTACCAGAGTGATCCCAAGGAGGCCTTGCGCTCCGCAATTAGGATCATGAAAGAAAGTGGTGGACATGCCGTAAAGCTTGAAGGTGGAAAGGAAGTTAAAGAAAGTATCAAGAGGATTATGCACGCGGGAATTCCGGTCATGGGACATCTTGGACTAACACCACAATCCATCTATAAATTTGGAACTTATACGGTTCGTGCAAAGGAAGAACAGGAAGCAGAAAAACTGAAGGCAGATGCCCTGATGCTTGAAAAAATTGGATGTTTTGCTATTGTTCTTGAGAAAGTGCCTGCAAAGCTGGCCAAAGAAGTTGCCGCAAGTTTATCCATCCCGGTGATTGGGATCGGTGCAGGAAATGGTGTAGATGGTCAGGTACTGGTTGTTCACGATATGCTTGGTATGACTCATGAGTTTAATCCAAGATTCCTTAGACGATATGCAGATCTTCACGGAGAAATGACCAAAGCTTTTCAGAATTACAGAGATGATGTGAAAAGCAGCGCGTTCCCTTCAGATGATGAACAATATTAG
- a CDS encoding neutral zinc metallopeptidase yields the protein MKWQGRRQSGNVEDRRGSSGKGKLIAGGGIIGVIFVIAQFILSDGDVSVLQQLEGSGSSQTESRELTAEEKEMGEFVATVLADTEDVWNDIFAENNMNYQEPGLVLFSDAVQTACGGASSASGPFYCPADQKIYMDLTFFDQLRQRFGAKGGDYAVAYVMAHEVGHHVQHLMGTAGKVRNLQRQSSQTEANELSVALELQADFYAGVWTKENQQYLSEGDIEEALSAANAVGDDAIQKRTSGRVNPDSFTHGTSEQRKSWFMRGYRTGDIRQGDTFKEVLN from the coding sequence ATGAAATGGCAAGGTCGTAGACAAAGCGGGAATGTAGAAGATCGCAGAGGTTCCTCTGGTAAAGGTAAATTAATTGCCGGTGGAGGAATTATAGGTGTAATTTTCGTTATTGCGCAGTTTATTCTTAGCGATGGTGATGTTTCAGTTTTACAACAACTGGAAGGATCTGGCAGTTCCCAGACTGAATCCCGAGAACTTACTGCGGAAGAAAAGGAAATGGGAGAATTTGTCGCTACTGTTCTTGCTGATACTGAAGATGTGTGGAATGATATATTTGCTGAAAATAATATGAATTATCAGGAACCTGGTCTTGTTCTTTTTAGCGATGCTGTTCAAACAGCCTGTGGTGGTGCGTCTTCTGCAAGCGGACCTTTCTACTGCCCTGCAGACCAGAAAATCTATATGGACCTTACTTTTTTCGATCAGTTGAGACAAAGATTTGGTGCCAAAGGTGGTGACTACGCGGTTGCCTATGTTATGGCTCATGAAGTAGGTCACCATGTCCAACATTTGATGGGAACGGCTGGAAAAGTTCGTAATCTTCAGCGGCAATCGAGTCAGACTGAAGCTAATGAACTATCTGTAGCGCTTGAGCTCCAAGCCGACTTCTATGCAGGAGTATGGACGAAGGAGAATCAGCAGTATTTGAGTGAAGGAGATATCGAAGAAGCGTTGAGTGCCGCGAATGCTGTTGGTGATGACGCAATACAGAAACGAACCAGTGGAAGAGTAAATCCAGATTCGTTTACTCATGGAACTTCAGAACAACGTAAATCCTGGTTTATGCGTGGATACCGAACCGGAGATATAAGACAGGGAGATACTTTCAAAGAAGTCTTAAACTAA
- a CDS encoding DMT family transporter encodes MTAPKSTNISNILMLNLAVLLISTSGALGRYITLDPIITIFYRCVLAAVIFYAYCKWQGISLKIASTKDVLKVITGGLLMGAHWVTYFYSLKYSSVAIALLSLFTYPVVTAFLEPLLFKTRFNKIHVALGFLVLFGVYFLSPDFDLENNSFIAVLFGIASAVFYSLRNLLMKKEIERYNGSTLMFYQILVVALVLSPAFFYSEVDKVLEQWKPLLTLALLTTCIGHTLFLKSFKNFSITAASIMSSIQPVYGIALGAMFLNEIPSAKTMIGGSLIISAVIIESLSSLRSRK; translated from the coding sequence ATGACCGCACCAAAGTCTACCAATATTTCGAATATTCTAATGCTCAATCTGGCGGTGTTGCTTATAAGCACATCTGGAGCCTTAGGTCGTTATATCACTTTAGATCCCATAATCACCATTTTCTATCGATGTGTATTGGCAGCTGTTATATTTTATGCGTACTGCAAATGGCAGGGAATAAGCCTGAAAATCGCTTCGACAAAAGATGTGCTAAAAGTGATTACTGGAGGACTGCTTATGGGAGCGCACTGGGTGACTTATTTCTATTCCCTTAAATATTCCAGCGTTGCCATAGCTTTGTTATCCTTATTTACATATCCGGTTGTCACAGCATTTCTGGAGCCACTATTATTTAAAACCCGATTCAATAAGATCCATGTTGCACTGGGATTTTTAGTGCTGTTCGGGGTGTATTTTCTGAGTCCCGATTTCGATCTTGAAAACAACTCGTTTATAGCCGTACTCTTCGGAATTGCATCTGCAGTATTTTATTCTCTTCGGAATTTACTAATGAAAAAAGAGATCGAACGCTATAATGGTTCCACATTAATGTTCTACCAGATACTGGTGGTCGCTTTAGTTCTGTCTCCTGCTTTCTTTTATTCTGAAGTTGACAAAGTTCTGGAACAATGGAAACCACTACTTACGCTTGCTTTGCTTACGACCTGTATTGGGCATACCTTATTCTTGAAGAGTTTTAAGAATTTTAGTATAACTGCGGCGAGTATCATGAGCAGTATACAACCGGTTTATGGTATCGCGCTTGGAGCTATGTTTTTGAACGAGATCCCTTCAGCAAAAACCATGATTGGTGGTTCACTGATCATAAGCGCCGTTATAATAGAAAGTCTTAGTTCGCTAAGAAGCAGAAAATAA
- a CDS encoding RNA pseudouridine synthase, with protein sequence MSSDKIISTKDNLQVLHEDNHIIIVNKRPGDIVQGDKTGDKPLSEVVKSYIKEKYNKPGNVYLGVVHRLDRPTSGIVLFSKTSKALPRLNKLFQDKDAKKTYWAVVKEKPPRESDELIHFIKRNSKQNKSYAHKNEVPDSKKAILDYQLIKELDRYYVLEIDLHTGRHHQIRSQLSAIGCPIKGDLKYGFDRSNRDASIHLHSRELRFIHPVKKEEIHITAPPPKDPIWDAIMI encoded by the coding sequence TTGAGTTCAGATAAAATAATTTCCACAAAAGATAATCTGCAGGTGCTGCACGAGGATAATCATATTATCATCGTCAACAAAAGACCGGGTGATATTGTCCAGGGAGATAAGACAGGTGACAAACCACTTTCTGAAGTGGTTAAAAGTTATATCAAAGAAAAATATAACAAGCCAGGAAATGTCTACCTAGGCGTGGTTCACAGGCTGGATAGGCCTACCAGCGGGATCGTCCTGTTTTCAAAAACTTCAAAAGCACTTCCAAGACTCAATAAATTATTTCAGGATAAGGACGCGAAAAAAACTTACTGGGCCGTGGTTAAGGAAAAACCGCCAAGAGAAAGTGATGAGCTTATTCATTTTATCAAAAGGAATTCCAAACAGAATAAATCCTATGCTCATAAGAATGAAGTTCCTGATTCTAAAAAAGCGATCCTAGACTATCAATTGATCAAAGAACTCGATCGTTATTATGTGTTGGAAATAGACCTTCACACAGGTAGACATCACCAGATAAGGAGTCAGTTATCTGCTATTGGATGTCCAATAAAAGGAGATCTTAAATATGGATTTGATCGTAGTAATCGCGATGCCAGTATTCATCTTCATTCTAGAGAACTCAGGTTTATACATCCCGTGAAAAAAGAAGAGATCCATATCACGGCTCCTCCTCCAAAAGATCCTATCTGGGATGCAATTATGATTTAA
- a CDS encoding 2-isopropylmalate synthase, with protein sequence MRTEKVEIFDTTLRDGEQVPGCKLNTEQKKKIAARLDELGVDVIEAGFPVSSPGDFQSVTEISKLVKNATVCGLTRAVKNDIKVAADALKYARKPRIHTGIGTSDSHIKYKFKSSRPEIIERAGEAVAYAKSFVDDVEFYAEDAGRTENEFLAKVCTEAVKNGATVINIPDTTGYCLPEEYGRKIKYLKENVIGIENVIISCHCHNDLGLATANAIAGITNGARQIECTINGIGERAGNTALEEVVMILRQHPYLDLNTDINPQLLYDTSNMVSREMGMFVQPNKAIVGANAFAHSSGIHQDGVIKNRETYEIINPADVGVTESAIVLTARSGRAALAYKAKKMGYDLTKIELDHVYLEFLSFADAKKQVADTDIHTIMDIFKKSSRAIA encoded by the coding sequence ATGCGTACTGAAAAGGTAGAAATTTTTGACACTACATTGAGGGACGGAGAACAAGTCCCCGGCTGCAAATTGAATACTGAACAGAAGAAGAAGATCGCTGCACGACTCGATGAACTTGGTGTTGATGTTATTGAAGCAGGCTTTCCGGTTTCAAGTCCTGGCGACTTTCAATCTGTTACCGAAATCTCAAAACTTGTAAAAAATGCGACAGTTTGCGGACTTACCCGCGCCGTTAAAAACGACATCAAGGTTGCTGCAGATGCGCTCAAATATGCCCGAAAGCCCAGAATTCACACAGGAATAGGAACTTCAGACTCTCATATTAAATATAAGTTCAAGTCCAGCCGTCCAGAGATCATCGAAAGAGCTGGTGAAGCCGTAGCTTACGCTAAAAGCTTCGTGGACGATGTTGAATTCTATGCGGAAGATGCTGGAAGAACTGAAAACGAATTCCTGGCAAAGGTTTGCACCGAAGCCGTTAAAAACGGTGCTACCGTAATAAATATTCCAGATACGACAGGATATTGCTTACCAGAAGAATATGGCAGAAAGATAAAATACTTAAAAGAAAATGTGATTGGAATCGAAAATGTGATCATTTCCTGCCATTGCCATAATGACCTTGGACTGGCTACTGCCAATGCAATTGCCGGTATTACCAATGGAGCGAGGCAGATAGAATGCACCATCAATGGGATAGGAGAACGTGCTGGGAATACGGCTTTGGAAGAGGTCGTTATGATCTTAAGACAACATCCATATCTTGATTTGAATACAGATATTAATCCGCAGTTGCTATACGACACCAGTAATATGGTCTCGAGAGAGATGGGTATGTTCGTACAACCAAACAAAGCCATCGTTGGTGCCAATGCATTTGCACATAGTTCTGGTATTCACCAGGATGGCGTCATCAAGAATAGAGAAACATATGAAATCATTAATCCAGCCGATGTCGGGGTTACCGAGTCGGCTATTGTTTTAACTGCCCGTAGTGGTAGAGCGGCACTTGCCTACAAAGCCAAGAAAATGGGTTATGATCTAACAAAAATAGAACTGGATCATGTTTACTTAGAGTTCCTGAGCTTTGCAGATGCTAAGAAACAGGTAGCAGATACCGATATTCATACGATCATGGATATCTTCAAAAAGAGTTCACGAGCAATTGCCTGA
- a CDS encoding nuclear transport factor 2 family protein has product MKNLMFLAFIFICFSSHAQSNNPKQLVIDFFEAFHEQDTVKLKTFATDSLQLKSVSRNAEGKTTINTSAYSEFVKSIASIPKNVRFEEKIHEYRIEENGLLATVTTPYTFYYKGEKSHCGTNIFNLVKMDGIWKILFLMDSRSKQSCD; this is encoded by the coding sequence ATGAAAAACTTAATGTTTCTGGCGTTTATATTTATTTGCTTCAGTAGTCATGCACAATCGAACAATCCAAAGCAATTGGTCATCGATTTTTTCGAGGCTTTTCATGAGCAGGATACCGTAAAGCTTAAAACTTTTGCTACGGATTCACTTCAGCTGAAATCTGTCAGTAGGAATGCTGAAGGTAAAACAACTATCAATACTTCAGCTTATTCAGAATTTGTAAAAAGTATAGCCTCTATTCCGAAGAATGTGAGATTTGAAGAAAAAATACATGAGTATAGAATAGAAGAAAACGGACTGCTGGCGACAGTTACAACGCCTTATACCTTCTATTATAAAGGCGAGAAATCACACTGCGGAACCAATATTTTCAACTTGGTAAAGATGGATGGTATCTGGAAGATCTTATTTTTAATGGATTCCCGGAGCAAGCAGAGCTGTGATTAA
- a CDS encoding formylglycine-generating enzyme family protein, which produces MKNFIFIFLISSLLFTSCKEEKSNGPIQAVEPTETRKVSDYHKQYLKEISYIKTRADSSSTENMIKLGGGEYLMGGKSEEAKQNELPVHKVEIKPIYVDKTEVTNAEFAQFVEATGYVTTAERSFELNGKTYEPGALVFDPYNPEWWWKFVKGANWQHPQGPDSSIEGKENYPVVQVSWYDAMAYAKWAGKRLPTEAEFEYFNSAGRDSLTYHWGNDFDIAAQHANFYQGEFPKKNTGEDNFEKIAPVKSFPANDFGLYETTGNVWEWCLDTYHADAYSRTSEMKDGYFKHYYKMEQEKVIRGGSFLCAESYCSGYRVSARMSSVPDTGLEHTGFRCVKDI; this is translated from the coding sequence GTGAAAAACTTCATCTTCATTTTCTTAATATCAAGTCTTCTATTCACATCGTGTAAAGAAGAAAAATCAAATGGCCCCATCCAGGCAGTAGAACCTACTGAAACCCGTAAGGTTTCAGATTATCATAAACAATATCTTAAGGAGATTTCCTATATCAAAACCAGAGCCGACTCCTCCTCTACCGAAAACATGATCAAACTTGGTGGTGGAGAATATTTGATGGGTGGAAAATCTGAAGAGGCTAAACAAAATGAATTACCAGTCCATAAAGTGGAGATCAAACCTATTTATGTAGATAAAACTGAAGTTACCAATGCCGAATTTGCTCAATTCGTTGAAGCTACTGGTTATGTTACTACTGCAGAAAGAAGTTTTGAGCTTAACGGGAAGACCTACGAACCTGGAGCTTTGGTTTTTGATCCCTATAATCCCGAGTGGTGGTGGAAATTTGTGAAAGGTGCGAACTGGCAACATCCGCAGGGTCCCGACTCTTCTATTGAAGGTAAGGAGAACTATCCCGTGGTGCAGGTTTCCTGGTATGATGCAATGGCCTATGCTAAATGGGCTGGTAAAAGACTACCAACAGAAGCTGAATTTGAATATTTTAATAGTGCAGGTCGTGATTCTCTTACTTACCATTGGGGAAATGATTTCGACATTGCCGCGCAACATGCGAATTTTTACCAGGGCGAATTTCCAAAAAAGAATACTGGTGAGGATAATTTTGAAAAAATAGCACCTGTAAAAAGCTTTCCTGCAAATGATTTTGGTTTGTATGAAACTACAGGAAACGTATGGGAATGGTGCCTGGACACCTATCATGCCGATGCGTACTCCAGAACTTCTGAAATGAAAGATGGATATTTCAAGCACTACTATAAAATGGAGCAGGAAAAAGTGATACGCGGTGGTTCCTTTTTATGTGCTGAAAGTTATTGCAGCGGCTATCGTGTTTCGGCTAGAATGAGTTCAGTTCCGGATACTGGTTTAGAGCATACTGGTTTTCGGTGTGTAAAGGATATTTAA